The sequence below is a genomic window from Salinispira pacifica.
ATATGATAATGGTGCTGGTGCTGCTGGCACTCTTTCTCGGCCCCGCCCGGGGTTCCCTGAGCATGTATATCGACAGCCGCAGTCTGTATCTGCCTCCGGGGCTTTACAGCGGGGCGTTTGCCGTTCCCCATGATTCGGGAATACAGCTTTCTTCGGCTGCACCTGCCGTGGAAGATCTGCCTGATGTGGATCATAGCCAGTTTGACGCTCTTGAGGTGAGTGAATATCAAATCCAAAATGGAGATACCCTGGGGCAGATAGCTCTGGATTTTGATTTGAATATGGATACGCTCATCAGCTTCAATCAGATACGTGATGTACGGCGTATGCAGGTAGGTCAGTCGCTGCAAATACCCAATCGTGACGGCCTTTTGCATCATGTTGAGCAAGGGGATTCACTCAGCGCATTATCCGATGAATACGGAAGCAGCCTCAATGCAATATTGGATGCCAACTCCCTGGATTCGGAAACTATTTCTCCGGGAGATACAATCTTCATTCCGGGTGTAAAGATGAACCAGACCGATCTGAAGCTGGTCCTGGGAGAACTGTTCATATATCCGGCCAGTGGAAGATTCACAAGCGGATTCGGCTACCGGGCAGACCCGTTCACCGGAGCCCGCCGCTTTCACAATGGAGTTGACTGGGCGAACAGGGTGGGAACCCCAATAAAGGCATCAATGGCGGGTACAGTGGTACATGTTGAGTCCCAGATCGGAAACTACGGCCGTTTCGTGATCATACAGCATCCCCGCGGCTTTCAAACCCTCTATGCTCATATGGACAGCATAGCCGTATCCCGGGGAGAATATGTGTCCCAGGGGGAAATGATAGGCAGAATGGGAAATACCGGACGGTCCACCGGGCCACACCTTCATTTTTCATTGATTCGTAACGGTAATTTTGTAGACCCGTTGGCGTATTTACATTAGAATGGCCCTATCATTAAACAGCTATTCAAATAATCGCCAAAATACACGAGGGAGTTCAGCTATGCGGCGTATCGCAATATTCATTATCATTCTGCTGGCAGTATTTACATTTATTAATGCATACACTGTGGAGCGGAATAATGGAG
It includes:
- a CDS encoding M23 family metallopeptidase; this encodes MTSIIKRQIVEERSHTRPEKNSRRNEPMRPLEVISTDPARLWSQDNKPGRKKLFSREKRQSLSSSSPAIINFPETRRKPWPAGGGPGKEGNDLQINWIDLLFMSNMIMVLVLLALFLGPARGSLSMYIDSRSLYLPPGLYSGAFAVPHDSGIQLSSAAPAVEDLPDVDHSQFDALEVSEYQIQNGDTLGQIALDFDLNMDTLISFNQIRDVRRMQVGQSLQIPNRDGLLHHVEQGDSLSALSDEYGSSLNAILDANSLDSETISPGDTIFIPGVKMNQTDLKLVLGELFIYPASGRFTSGFGYRADPFTGARRFHNGVDWANRVGTPIKASMAGTVVHVESQIGNYGRFVIIQHPRGFQTLYAHMDSIAVSRGEYVSQGEMIGRMGNTGRSTGPHLHFSLIRNGNFVDPLAYLH